A region of Paenibacillus sp. JNUCC-31 DNA encodes the following proteins:
- a CDS encoding aminotransferase-like domain-containing protein, with product MGKTMMMTDNSLKLYEQVVHYLVVRIEAGEWKEHEKLPSVRSLSELLGVHRLTVFKAYQELKERGNVYVKDKSGYFVSPADPTTVTDQADDPAVSAWLHWDSLARVQSLEAEYQFSKSLIDPALLPNRYWGELMRDLLDLYPRLLGTYSTIQGDLELRSALASHLTTRERFYISADEVLITSGAQQAIDVISRSLVRPGDRVLMERPTYGPAMEIFRKQGARLIFTDIHPEGYDLEQIEHLMKIEKPRVFYMTPTFQNPTGINIPAEQRKHLPELAEQYGCFLVEDDSTYDIYFKEKPPAPIFTYDTTGHTLYIRSYSKYVVPGLRIAAIMCRPRFMPGLQAVKALTDNGSPLLNQKLFLRYFQSPRMHQHLSKLRTAIQLRMEVMEHCLQQTDWTWTRPEGGLNIWVELPEGVDTGRLLHRCMEHSVAFVPGTVFDPSDAAASRKLRLSFSYAHEQQIREGMSRLIALTKFL from the coding sequence GTGGGCAAAACGATGATGATGACGGACAATAGCCTTAAACTATATGAGCAAGTGGTACATTATCTGGTTGTACGGATCGAGGCTGGAGAATGGAAAGAACATGAGAAACTGCCGTCCGTGCGGAGCCTGTCCGAGCTGCTCGGTGTACACCGTCTCACCGTTTTCAAGGCTTATCAGGAATTAAAGGAACGTGGGAACGTTTACGTTAAGGATAAGTCCGGTTATTTTGTCAGTCCTGCCGACCCCACTACTGTAACAGATCAGGCCGATGACCCAGCTGTGTCTGCTTGGCTGCATTGGGATTCACTTGCCCGCGTGCAATCTCTGGAGGCGGAGTACCAATTTTCCAAATCATTAATCGACCCTGCCTTGCTGCCAAACCGCTATTGGGGAGAATTGATGCGGGATTTGCTGGATCTATACCCCCGTCTGCTAGGCACATACTCCACGATTCAGGGAGATCTGGAGCTGCGTAGTGCCTTGGCAAGCCATCTGACGACGAGGGAACGCTTCTATATCTCGGCCGATGAAGTGCTGATTACTTCTGGTGCACAGCAGGCCATTGATGTGATCTCCCGAAGCCTCGTCAGACCCGGGGACCGTGTGCTCATGGAAAGACCAACATATGGCCCTGCGATGGAAATTTTCCGCAAACAGGGGGCAAGGCTGATTTTCACCGACATTCACCCGGAGGGTTATGATCTGGAACAGATCGAACATCTGATGAAGATAGAGAAGCCTCGTGTTTTCTACATGACACCCACATTCCAGAACCCAACCGGGATCAATATTCCGGCAGAACAGCGCAAACACTTGCCTGAACTGGCAGAACAGTATGGATGTTTTCTGGTGGAAGACGACAGTACCTACGATATCTATTTCAAGGAAAAACCTCCCGCGCCGATCTTCACATACGATACGACAGGTCACACGCTCTATATTCGCAGTTATAGTAAATACGTGGTGCCCGGGCTGCGAATTGCAGCCATCATGTGTCGCCCCCGGTTTATGCCGGGATTACAGGCCGTCAAAGCACTGACGGATAACGGATCACCTCTGCTGAATCAGAAGCTTTTTCTCCGTTATTTTCAGTCCCCACGCATGCATCAGCACCTGTCCAAGCTGCGTACTGCCATTCAGCTACGGATGGAAGTGATGGAACACTGTCTTCAACAAACGGATTGGACATGGACCCGTCCTGAGGGTGGACTTAACATTTGGGTGGAGCTTCCGGAGGGAGTCGATACAGGGCGCTTGCTTCACCGATGCATGGAGCATTCCGTCGCTTTTGTGCCGGGAACAGTGTTCGATCCTTCCGATGCGGCCGCCAGTCGTAAGCTGCGTCTCTCCTTCTCCTATGCGCACGAACAGCAGATCCG
- a CDS encoding DMT family transporter, with product MVAIAFTVMCLIFGTTFLAIKIGVEAGMPPFLSAGLRFIIAGALMFAWMWMKGKVNLSLLWRKEMLLTGAGLTFGTFATLYWAEQYVSSGVGAILSATGPLMIMVMQTALLRQKTSARMIAGCLIGFAGVILVVLPGVSIGGNSLWLWGCIAVLVGEVCYSAGALYSKKVINQFKEASPVAINAVQMMYGGLLLSGLSAVTESWSTSGLEWVPAVSSLIYLTVVGSMVGHSLFYWIMSRTNPLFPATWLYISPPIAVGLGAVLYNEHVSWVTWVGVVLIVSGLLAMNEKVVGWLGKRSRSNRMVQASKPVIK from the coding sequence ATGGTTGCAATAGCATTTACCGTAATGTGTCTTATTTTTGGAACAACGTTTCTAGCGATTAAAATTGGCGTGGAGGCAGGCATGCCGCCTTTTCTGTCGGCCGGACTACGCTTTATCATTGCAGGTGCTCTAATGTTTGCGTGGATGTGGATGAAAGGGAAGGTGAACCTGTCTTTATTGTGGCGGAAAGAGATGCTCTTGACGGGGGCTGGCCTCACGTTCGGTACGTTTGCCACCTTATATTGGGCTGAACAATATGTAAGCTCGGGTGTGGGCGCGATTCTGTCAGCAACAGGTCCACTGATGATTATGGTGATGCAGACAGCGTTGTTACGTCAAAAAACATCTGCGCGCATGATTGCAGGCTGTCTGATCGGTTTTGCCGGAGTTATCCTCGTCGTGCTGCCGGGTGTGTCCATTGGTGGCAATTCCCTGTGGCTATGGGGCTGTATTGCCGTATTGGTGGGTGAAGTCTGTTACTCTGCGGGTGCATTGTACTCCAAAAAGGTCATTAACCAGTTTAAGGAGGCCAGTCCTGTAGCGATCAATGCGGTGCAGATGATGTACGGAGGATTGCTGTTATCCGGGCTCTCGGCAGTGACGGAATCGTGGAGCACAAGTGGACTGGAATGGGTGCCAGCGGTATCATCTCTGATCTATCTGACGGTAGTCGGTTCGATGGTCGGGCACAGCTTGTTCTATTGGATTATGTCTCGTACTAACCCTCTGTTCCCGGCGACATGGTTATACATTTCCCCACCGATTGCGGTTGGTCTGGGTGCTGTTCTCTACAATGAACATGTAAGCTGGGTTACGTGGGTTGGCGTTGTGCTAATTGTTTCAGGTTTGCTGGCGATGAATGAGAAGGTGGTGGGCTGGCTTGGTAAAAGAAGTCGTTCTAATCGGATGGTTCAAGCATCCAAACCAGTGATAAAATAG
- a CDS encoding NADH-dependent flavin oxidoreductase produces MNQKYSRLFESFTFRSGITMKNRIVMAPMTTWSSNDDLTISDDEVKYYKQRVNGVGLVITGCTHVTPNGQGFTNEFAGYNDEFTPSLRKLAEAAKSGGSPAILQIFHAGNKALPELDAVSASALQPEITNLGSTPETRGLSHEEILSIVRAFGDTTRRAIEAGFDGVEIHGAHGFLIQNFWSPATNQRTDQWGGSLENRLRFPLAIINEIKNVIEKHAAKPFMIGFRLSPEESHKVDGLRMKDTYELIDFLVEQDLDYIHASLDHVSSTPVDSQGEKTRLELILERANGKVPVMAAGSILTPDDALQAAELGLPLVAIGHALIMDPNWVEKVANGREAEIDSELNVSKFDQLNIPEKLWNVIQEMQGWFNISK; encoded by the coding sequence ATGAATCAAAAATATAGTAGGTTATTTGAATCCTTCACATTCAGAAGTGGAATAACAATGAAGAATAGAATTGTTATGGCACCTATGACAACCTGGTCAAGTAATGACGATCTTACCATTTCGGATGACGAAGTAAAGTATTACAAACAAAGAGTGAATGGAGTAGGACTCGTCATTACAGGGTGTACTCATGTTACACCGAATGGACAGGGTTTTACGAATGAATTCGCCGGATACAATGATGAATTTACTCCAAGTTTACGAAAATTAGCTGAAGCAGCGAAAAGTGGAGGCTCTCCTGCGATCCTACAGATTTTTCATGCTGGTAATAAAGCTTTGCCCGAATTGGATGCAGTTAGTGCGAGTGCATTGCAACCCGAAATTACTAATTTAGGTTCAACTCCAGAAACAAGAGGACTATCACATGAGGAGATTTTGTCGATTGTACGTGCTTTTGGAGATACAACAAGACGAGCGATTGAAGCCGGATTTGATGGCGTCGAAATTCATGGGGCACATGGATTTTTAATTCAGAATTTTTGGTCGCCAGCGACAAATCAACGGACGGACCAATGGGGAGGATCACTTGAAAATCGCTTGCGTTTTCCATTGGCGATTATTAACGAAATCAAAAATGTCATTGAAAAACATGCTGCAAAACCATTTATGATTGGTTTCCGCCTTTCCCCTGAAGAATCCCACAAAGTGGACGGATTACGTATGAAAGACACGTATGAATTAATTGATTTCCTTGTTGAACAGGATTTAGATTATATTCATGCTTCATTAGATCATGTGTCTTCAACACCAGTAGATAGTCAAGGTGAAAAAACACGGCTTGAATTAATTCTTGAAAGAGCAAACGGTAAGGTACCTGTGATGGCTGCTGGTTCCATACTAACACCGGATGATGCTCTTCAAGCTGCGGAGTTAGGATTGCCGCTAGTCGCCATTGGGCATGCGTTAATTATGGATCCTAACTGGGTTGAAAAGGTCGCAAATGGACGTGAAGCCGAGATAGATTCTGAATTGAACGTTTCGAAATTCGACCAGCTTAATATTCCAGAAAAACTTTGGAATGTAATTCAAGAAATGCAAGGTTGGTTTAATATTAGTAAATAA
- a CDS encoding MerR family transcriptional regulator, translating into MLYSMTYVVENLNVSAKTLRFYEEQGILPNISRDEKGRRVYNQQQIDWISFIRCLKETGMPLSKIKDYKELYELGNSTYLQREEMLMQHKLEVQKRIEESQRHLEEINYKLAMYELQKEEVMKNPNYNFKCHGHGLEIKTVN; encoded by the coding sequence ATGTTGTATTCAATGACCTATGTAGTGGAGAATTTAAATGTATCTGCGAAGACACTTCGATTTTATGAAGAGCAGGGGATATTACCGAATATATCTCGTGACGAAAAAGGTCGTAGAGTTTATAACCAACAACAAATAGATTGGATTTCTTTTATTCGTTGTCTCAAAGAGACAGGAATGCCTCTTTCAAAAATCAAGGATTACAAGGAACTTTATGAATTGGGAAATAGCACCTATTTGCAAAGAGAAGAAATGTTGATGCAGCATAAATTGGAAGTTCAGAAGAGAATTGAGGAAAGTCAAAGACACTTGGAAGAAATAAACTATAAACTAGCCATGTATGAACTTCAGAAAGAAGAGGTTATGAAAAATCCCAACTATAACTTTAAATGTCACGGTCACGGCCTGGAGATTAAGACGGTGAATTAA
- a CDS encoding Cof-type HAD-IIB family hydrolase, giving the protein MTYKLIAIDIDDTLINDNKEVTPATQTALEQAVAHGVVVTLATGRAYASAQALARQTKLNVPIITYQGALVKNLLDEKVLYERYVPQDASRKLYDYCLEHNLHLQTYIDDKLYAREENDKLRDYAKLNGTQYHIEPDFIKVIEQKTPKLLIIDEPGYLDEVAVALRELLGPEVHITKSKPYFLEIMHHEGTKGHALTFLADHFGHQLSECIAIGDSWNDHEMLEVAGLGVAMGNAIPALKELADYITASNNEDGVKQVIEKFVLNAE; this is encoded by the coding sequence ATGACCTACAAATTAATCGCAATCGACATTGATGATACCCTGATCAACGACAACAAGGAAGTAACGCCTGCAACTCAGACTGCCCTGGAACAAGCGGTTGCTCATGGTGTCGTTGTAACACTGGCAACCGGACGTGCTTATGCTTCTGCCCAAGCACTCGCTCGCCAAACGAAGCTGAACGTGCCCATCATTACGTATCAAGGCGCTTTGGTGAAAAACCTGTTGGACGAAAAAGTACTCTACGAGCGTTACGTTCCACAGGACGCTTCCCGCAAACTGTACGACTATTGCCTGGAGCACAATCTGCACCTGCAAACGTACATTGACGATAAGCTGTATGCTCGTGAAGAAAACGACAAGCTGCGTGATTACGCCAAGCTGAACGGTACTCAGTACCATATCGAACCGGATTTCATCAAAGTGATCGAGCAAAAAACACCAAAACTGCTCATTATCGATGAGCCGGGTTACCTCGACGAGGTTGCGGTTGCCCTGCGCGAACTGCTCGGACCTGAAGTGCACATCACCAAGTCCAAGCCATATTTCCTTGAAATCATGCACCACGAGGGAACGAAAGGTCATGCCCTTACGTTCCTGGCAGATCACTTCGGTCACCAATTGAGCGAGTGCATTGCCATCGGGGATTCCTGGAATGACCACGAAATGCTGGAAGTCGCTGGTTTGGGTGTAGCGATGGGGAATGCCATCCCTGCTCTGAAAGAGCTGGCAGATTACATTACCGCGAGCAATAACGAAGATGGCGTGAAGCAGGTTATTGAGAAGTTTGTACTGAACGCGGAGTAA
- a CDS encoding lipoate--protein ligase, translating into MLFVDNQGITDPSVNLAIEEYILKHLPMDDSYLLFYINRPSIIIGKHQNTIEEINMEYVQDNGVQVVRRLSGGGAVYHDLGNLNFSFITADDGQSFHNFRKFTQPVVEALQELGVNAELTGRNDLQVGEKKISGNAQFSTRGRMFSHGTLMFNLNLDHVQASLNVNPEKFKSKSTKSVRSRVANIRDLIDSNLTIEQFRDELLRHIFRMEPQDVPQYELTEKDWDKIKEISAERYSNWDWNYGLSPESNVKHTRKFPVGIIDLRMNIKDGRIEDVKIFGDFFGVGDVADIENMLRGKRYEESEVRTALEGLDVKHYFGNLELEDFIGLIFLEE; encoded by the coding sequence ATGCTGTTTGTTGATAACCAGGGCATTACAGATCCTTCTGTAAACCTCGCCATTGAGGAATACATTCTGAAGCATCTGCCGATGGATGACAGTTACTTGCTGTTTTACATCAACCGCCCGTCCATTATTATCGGAAAACACCAAAATACCATTGAAGAGATCAACATGGAGTATGTTCAGGATAACGGTGTTCAAGTTGTACGCCGTCTCTCGGGAGGCGGAGCGGTATACCATGATCTGGGCAACCTTAACTTTAGTTTTATTACAGCCGATGACGGGCAATCCTTCCATAACTTCCGCAAATTCACCCAGCCTGTGGTGGAAGCACTGCAAGAGCTTGGCGTGAACGCCGAACTGACAGGACGCAACGATCTGCAAGTTGGAGAAAAGAAAATTTCGGGCAACGCCCAGTTCTCTACGCGCGGTCGCATGTTCAGTCACGGTACGTTGATGTTCAACCTGAATCTTGATCATGTTCAGGCTTCGCTCAACGTTAACCCGGAGAAGTTCAAGTCCAAGAGCACCAAATCCGTGCGCAGCCGGGTTGCCAACATTCGTGATCTGATTGACAGCAATCTGACCATTGAACAATTCCGGGACGAGCTGCTGCGTCATATTTTCCGTATGGAGCCACAGGACGTTCCTCAATATGAACTCACGGAGAAAGATTGGGACAAAATCAAGGAAATCTCCGCCGAGCGTTATAGCAACTGGGATTGGAACTACGGCTTGTCACCGGAGAGCAATGTGAAACATACACGCAAATTCCCTGTCGGCATCATTGATTTGCGCATGAATATCAAAGATGGACGCATTGAAGATGTCAAAATCTTTGGTGACTTCTTCGGCGTAGGCGACGTAGCGGATATCGAGAACATGCTGCGTGGCAAGCGTTATGAGGAATCCGAGGTGCGTACTGCACTTGAGGGTCTGGATGTCAAACATTACTTCGGCAACCTGGAGCTGGAGGACTTTATTGGCCTTATTTTCCTGGAGGAATAA
- the cobD gene encoding threonine-phosphate decarboxylase CobD produces MTSLIEVFGHGGDVETAAARFGGNPADFLDFSANINPLGPPREVLEALEQGLHTVLRYPDPGHRAFKMLLSDRLGLTPNYISVGNGAAESMALILLGLAPRRVGTVEPGFSEYSALSRQFGAEVHHVQGREELDWRAEPEDIEKLMEQVDLLFLGQPNNPNGVQYPVDILHRLARKAEITGTILVVDEAFIDFIPVSQRQSLAPRLKEYPQVVIIHSMTKFYAIPGLRLGYALGRPELIHAMTEKQVTWSVNGLALIAGEACLRSGKSFEQETMVLVTHERKRLTEGLKALGCKVTPGEANFILAALPEPWTSASMQAALGERGILIRSCSMYPGLGERHVRFAIKDAEASGRLLGTMGDIIGLKTSTGSEAGGQNDGTAIL; encoded by the coding sequence ATGACCAGTTTAATTGAAGTTTTTGGACATGGCGGTGACGTGGAGACTGCCGCGGCTCGTTTTGGAGGGAATCCAGCGGATTTCCTCGATTTTAGCGCAAACATTAATCCTCTGGGTCCCCCGCGGGAAGTGCTGGAGGCTCTGGAGCAAGGGTTGCATACGGTACTTCGTTACCCTGATCCGGGCCATCGGGCGTTCAAAATGCTGCTTAGTGACCGACTGGGTTTAACCCCGAATTACATATCTGTGGGCAACGGGGCAGCGGAAAGCATGGCTCTAATCTTACTTGGTCTCGCGCCGCGTAGAGTAGGTACGGTAGAACCCGGTTTTTCAGAGTACAGTGCATTATCCAGACAATTTGGAGCAGAAGTCCACCATGTTCAAGGACGGGAAGAGCTGGACTGGCGAGCAGAACCGGAAGATATTGAGAAGCTGATGGAGCAGGTGGACCTGCTTTTCCTTGGACAGCCCAACAACCCCAATGGGGTACAGTATCCGGTGGACATTCTACATCGACTTGCGCGTAAAGCTGAGATCACAGGCACAATATTGGTGGTAGATGAGGCATTTATAGATTTTATTCCTGTGTCACAGCGGCAATCGCTTGCGCCCAGATTGAAAGAGTATCCACAAGTGGTCATCATTCATTCGATGACCAAGTTTTATGCGATACCAGGCCTGCGTCTGGGGTATGCGCTGGGTCGTCCCGAACTGATTCATGCGATGACAGAGAAGCAGGTCACCTGGAGTGTGAATGGGCTGGCGCTGATTGCAGGAGAAGCTTGTCTGAGGAGTGGAAAAAGCTTTGAACAGGAGACCATGGTGCTGGTAACACACGAGCGGAAGAGATTAACGGAAGGCCTGAAGGCTTTGGGATGTAAGGTGACGCCAGGGGAAGCCAACTTTATATTGGCTGCTTTGCCAGAGCCGTGGACATCAGCATCGATGCAGGCTGCTCTGGGTGAACGCGGGATACTGATCCGAAGCTGCTCAATGTATCCGGGACTAGGGGAACGTCATGTACGCTTTGCGATTAAGGACGCGGAGGCTAGCGGACGTTTGCTGGGAACAATGGGAGATATAATCGGGCTTAAAACGTCTACTGGATCAGAAGCAGGAGGACAGAACGATGGTACTGCCATTCTATGA
- a CDS encoding adenosylcobinamide amidohydrolase produces the protein MVLPFYDSYKRCTDVQTDHPHAEYRSSVWPGLRISAYERHIKASSPSVVKALSSAVYGGGMIELDRIFNIYVDRHYRCDDPPRDIADLLTEWQEQQDQCAGLLTAVRLEHTAIQEYKSDEFGLLCCTTAGVSNAARAGSARTVFDAAGNEIGNETGHETMPQKHGKSSVSSYTPGTINIMLWMNGCMTAGAMVNAVQTAVEAKAAALADFGVVDSENGLTATGTTTDAIVLAVSQSEENRPLICYAGTATVMGAAIGRLVYDTITESLQAAQEWKERNNKP, from the coding sequence ATGGTACTGCCATTCTATGATAGTTATAAACGATGTACCGATGTACAAACAGACCATCCCCATGCCGAATACAGATCTTCTGTGTGGCCGGGGCTAAGGATCTCTGCATATGAACGGCATATTAAAGCGTCAAGCCCCTCTGTTGTAAAAGCACTTTCAAGTGCTGTGTATGGAGGCGGCATGATTGAACTGGACCGTATATTCAACATCTACGTGGACAGACATTATCGCTGTGACGATCCACCGCGTGATATTGCCGATCTATTGACTGAATGGCAAGAGCAACAGGATCAATGCGCGGGACTTCTGACTGCGGTTCGATTGGAGCACACAGCCATCCAGGAATACAAAAGCGATGAGTTCGGATTACTTTGCTGCACTACAGCAGGGGTATCCAACGCTGCGCGGGCAGGTTCTGCAAGAACCGTGTTTGATGCTGCAGGGAATGAGATCGGAAATGAAACGGGGCATGAGACTATGCCTCAGAAACATGGGAAAAGTTCGGTTTCAAGCTACACTCCCGGTACGATCAATATCATGTTGTGGATGAACGGATGTATGACCGCTGGAGCAATGGTGAATGCCGTTCAGACCGCGGTAGAAGCGAAGGCAGCTGCGTTAGCTGATTTTGGTGTGGTGGATTCAGAGAATGGTCTGACCGCAACCGGAACAACAACGGATGCCATCGTGCTCGCGGTGAGTCAGTCAGAAGAAAACAGACCCCTCATCTGTTACGCCGGTACGGCTACGGTCATGGGTGCAGCCATCGGCAGGCTGGTGTATGACACGATAACGGAAAGCCTGCAAGCCGCGCAGGAGTGGAAAGAGAGGAATAACAAGCCATGA
- the cbiB gene encoding adenosylcobinamide-phosphate synthase CbiB, translating to MAGAWIIVGAYILDRCIGDPRWIPHPVIGMGKAISALERVIRSRVDSNQALKRAGVLFPVLIAGGAFAVTWALVYVLGLIHPAVAVGAEVVLIATTIASKGLKDAGMEVYRHLSQQDWPAARRSLGMIVGRDTAHLDEPEVVRGTVETVAENIVDAIVSPLFYALIGGAPLAMAYRAVNTLDSMVGYKNEKYLHLGWASARLDDWANWIPARLTALLLIMGAWFMNMDARGAARLVSRDARLHPSPNSGFPESAVAGALGIRLGGHNVYHGVASFRAYMGEPTRRMEAEDIVRTTRLMFWSAGSFVLLCWLVTFGIWAVGGTLPWI from the coding sequence ATGGCTGGAGCCTGGATTATTGTAGGAGCATACATACTGGATCGCTGCATTGGAGATCCGCGCTGGATTCCTCATCCGGTGATTGGCATGGGTAAGGCCATCTCTGCGCTGGAGCGAGTGATAAGGTCGCGGGTGGACTCGAACCAGGCTCTCAAAAGGGCAGGCGTGTTATTTCCCGTTTTAATTGCAGGGGGAGCTTTTGCGGTAACCTGGGCATTGGTGTATGTGCTGGGTCTCATTCATCCTGCCGTTGCGGTTGGAGCTGAAGTGGTGCTGATTGCAACCACCATTGCTTCCAAAGGTTTGAAAGACGCAGGTATGGAAGTCTACCGCCATCTGAGTCAACAGGATTGGCCTGCGGCGAGACGTTCACTGGGTATGATCGTGGGACGTGATACGGCCCATCTGGATGAACCGGAGGTTGTGCGGGGAACGGTGGAGACGGTTGCCGAGAATATCGTGGATGCCATCGTTTCTCCACTGTTCTATGCGCTGATTGGTGGTGCACCTCTTGCCATGGCCTACCGGGCCGTGAACACACTGGATTCAATGGTAGGTTATAAAAATGAAAAATATCTTCATCTTGGCTGGGCATCTGCCCGTCTGGATGATTGGGCCAACTGGATTCCCGCACGGCTTACCGCCTTGCTGTTGATTATGGGAGCCTGGTTCATGAATATGGATGCCAGAGGTGCAGCGCGCTTGGTATCCCGAGATGCAAGGCTGCATCCGAGTCCCAATAGCGGTTTTCCCGAGTCGGCGGTGGCCGGAGCGCTGGGTATCAGACTTGGTGGACATAACGTGTATCATGGTGTGGCTTCATTTCGGGCTTATATGGGCGAGCCTACAAGGCGGATGGAAGCAGAAGATATCGTGCGCACGACAAGACTAATGTTTTGGTCGGCAGGTTCTTTTGTTTTATTATGTTGGCTGGTCACCTTCGGGATATGGGCTGTTGGAGGTACACTGCCATGGATATAA
- a CDS encoding histidine phosphatase family protein, translated as MDITAGQGAMQSREIILIRHGTTAWNLEKRYLGHTDISLLPEAEQELTPLREQFSNVIWDALYCSDLLRCQQTLAHIAPFQAGQAKLDPRLREIDFGQWEGLTYEQLKDNPTYRDWIDAPQEVTPPKGESWKAFSARIELFLEERLLSFSPILYSRNTNVPKITVITHGGVIRYLVSRLISGQEFWDTQVIPGQAIKIRLDGYGESWVGTRLTFP; from the coding sequence ATGGATATAACTGCTGGACAAGGTGCAATGCAAAGCCGAGAGATTATTCTCATACGTCATGGTACTACGGCGTGGAACTTGGAAAAAAGATATCTCGGGCATACCGACATCAGTCTGTTGCCAGAGGCAGAACAAGAGCTAACTCCGCTGCGCGAGCAGTTCAGCAATGTCATCTGGGACGCCCTGTATTGCAGTGATTTGCTGCGCTGTCAGCAGACACTCGCACACATTGCACCGTTTCAAGCGGGACAAGCCAAGCTTGATCCCCGCCTAAGGGAAATCGATTTTGGTCAGTGGGAGGGGCTGACCTATGAACAGCTCAAAGATAATCCAACGTACCGAGACTGGATTGATGCCCCGCAGGAGGTGACGCCCCCGAAGGGCGAGTCCTGGAAGGCATTTTCTGCGCGAATTGAATTATTCCTGGAGGAGCGCCTGTTGTCCTTTTCACCAATACTGTACTCTCGTAACACGAACGTGCCGAAAATCACCGTGATTACGCATGGAGGTGTCATTCGTTATCTGGTATCCCGTCTCATTTCGGGTCAAGAATTTTGGGATACACAGGTGATACCAGGACAAGCGATAAAGATCCGGCTGGATGGTTATGGGGAAAGCTGGGTTGGCACCAGATTGACTTTTCCGTAA
- a CDS encoding ABC transporter substrate-binding protein, whose translation MNTMNFKTWKGTASLLSAAMLALALAGCGTTTTKEGTGTSQPAQEQSQGQTQTDLKTQYPITVTDATGESFTFDKAPAKIVSVSPAETESLFALGLDEQIVGVSDYDDYPEAATKKQKMGGITKPNEESIIAAEADIVFTGISMSEESVKKLRDLGITIFKTNPKSVDDVMTNIETFGKITDHQEKAQEIITQMKQDVSDVTEAVKAVKPEEKKKVYVEFSPGWTVGKGEFMDELITLAGGTNIASDKDGWYEINEENVIASNPDVILYANDVIDENSKTLDQIIKARSGWDQITAVKNDAVIGLDANLLSRPGPRVTQGLKEVAKAIYPDLFK comes from the coding sequence ATGAACACAATGAATTTCAAGACATGGAAAGGCACGGCGTCCCTGCTAAGTGCAGCGATGCTGGCATTGGCTCTGGCCGGATGTGGTACAACAACAACGAAAGAGGGTACGGGAACCTCACAACCTGCACAGGAGCAATCCCAAGGGCAGACACAAACGGATCTCAAAACACAATATCCAATCACGGTCACCGACGCTACAGGTGAATCGTTTACGTTTGACAAAGCGCCAGCCAAAATCGTATCTGTATCACCAGCTGAAACGGAATCCCTGTTTGCACTCGGATTGGACGAGCAGATCGTAGGGGTATCCGACTATGACGATTATCCGGAAGCCGCAACGAAAAAACAAAAAATGGGCGGCATAACGAAGCCTAACGAAGAATCAATTATTGCAGCTGAAGCAGACATCGTATTTACAGGTATTTCGATGAGCGAAGAGTCTGTGAAGAAACTGCGCGATTTGGGCATTACCATTTTCAAAACAAATCCCAAATCAGTTGATGATGTGATGACCAACATCGAAACCTTTGGTAAAATTACGGATCATCAGGAAAAGGCACAGGAGATCATCACCCAGATGAAACAGGACGTGTCTGATGTGACTGAAGCTGTGAAGGCGGTTAAACCGGAAGAGAAGAAAAAAGTATATGTGGAATTCTCCCCAGGCTGGACTGTAGGTAAAGGTGAATTCATGGATGAATTGATTACACTGGCCGGAGGTACCAACATAGCATCCGACAAAGACGGTTGGTATGAAATTAACGAGGAGAATGTTATTGCTTCCAATCCGGACGTTATTCTGTATGCGAATGATGTCATTGATGAAAATTCCAAAACACTGGATCAAATCATCAAAGCCCGCAGCGGCTGGGATCAAATCACGGCTGTGAAAAACGATGCAGTCATCGGCCTGGATGCCAACCTGCTGAGCCGTCCGGGACCACGGGTAACCCAAGGTCTGAAAGAAGTAGCCAAAGCGATCTATCCTGACCTGTTCAAATGA